From a region of the Zingiber officinale cultivar Zhangliang chromosome 10B, Zo_v1.1, whole genome shotgun sequence genome:
- the LOC122030454 gene encoding cytochrome b561 and DOMON domain-containing protein At4g12980-like: protein MVYLHVSCQILGYDIGVSGWTTGLALGNKSKGIVHTTHRNIGITLFTLCTLQVDNHEFWFMGFLNYDIAVHHMYEALCYLQKEASPQR, encoded by the exons ATGGTTTACCTCCATGTTTCTTGCCAAATCCTTGGCTATGACATTGGTGTTAGTGGCTGGACTACTGGTCTTGCCCTTGGGAACAAATCCAAGGGTATTGTGCACACCACTCACAGGAACATTGGCATCACCCTCTTCACTCTTTGCACTTTACAA GTCGACAATCATGAATTCTGGTTCATGGGGTTTCTGAACTACGACATTGCTGTGCACCATATGTACGAAGCTTTGTGCTATTTGCAAAAGGAAGCATCGCCGCAACGATAG